In Solidesulfovibrio sp., one DNA window encodes the following:
- a CDS encoding metallophosphoesterase — MSLPRLEADGLLLVPDPHVAATPPMQRLDSYMDDVLAKLAACLEHAAAHRLAPVVLGDLFHWPRENPNALIVALIELFRPHRPFVLVGNHDKYQARFTDDTSLAVLRAAGVATVLAEPGLFARLVSPTGTAVLGASPDGAPLPASVEKAPGEESVWLAHHNVGFPDFLDKHVKIREIPGLDWVINGHIHRPQPTVAAGGTRWANPGNITRLKFNRRAMERVPAAAIWRPGAVDLEFWPIPHRPFAEVFPDQDFPPEEAQAAAEPSRFLEGLARLAWRRTREGAGLGEFLRANLNPESPETAVIWELYREVTHAADK, encoded by the coding sequence GTGAGCCTGCCCCGCCTCGAAGCCGACGGGCTGCTGCTTGTCCCCGACCCCCACGTGGCCGCCACGCCGCCCATGCAGCGCCTCGATTCCTACATGGACGACGTGCTGGCCAAGCTGGCCGCCTGCCTGGAGCATGCCGCCGCCCATCGCCTGGCGCCGGTGGTCCTCGGCGACCTCTTCCACTGGCCGCGCGAGAACCCCAACGCGCTCATCGTGGCGCTCATCGAGTTGTTTCGGCCGCATCGGCCCTTTGTCCTGGTGGGCAACCACGACAAGTACCAGGCGCGCTTCACCGACGACACGTCGCTGGCCGTGCTGCGTGCCGCCGGCGTGGCCACGGTGCTGGCCGAGCCCGGGCTTTTCGCCAGGCTCGTCAGCCCCACGGGCACGGCCGTCCTCGGCGCCTCGCCCGACGGCGCGCCCCTGCCCGCCTCGGTGGAAAAGGCACCCGGCGAGGAAAGCGTGTGGCTTGCCCACCACAACGTGGGTTTTCCCGATTTTCTGGACAAGCACGTCAAGATCCGCGAGATCCCGGGCCTGGACTGGGTGATCAACGGCCACATCCATCGGCCCCAGCCGACGGTCGCGGCCGGCGGCACCCGCTGGGCCAACCCGGGCAACATCACCCGGCTCAAGTTCAACCGCCGGGCCATGGAGCGCGTGCCCGCCGCCGCGATCTGGCGGCCCGGGGCGGTGGACCTGGAATTTTGGCCCATTCCCCACCGGCCCTTCGCGGAAGTCTTTCCGGACCAGGACTTCCCGCCCGAGGAGGCCCAGGCCGCGGCCGAGCCGTCGCGCTTCCTGGAGGGCCTGGCCAGGCTGGCCTGGCGGCGCACCCGCGAGGGGGCCGGGCTCGGGGAATTCCTGCGCGCCAACCTCAACCCCGAAAGCCCGGAGACGGCCGTCATCTGGGAGCTCTACCGGGAGGTGACCCATGCCGCCGACAAATAG